One Corvus moneduloides isolate bCorMon1 chromosome Z, bCorMon1.pri, whole genome shotgun sequence genomic window carries:
- the TMEM174 gene encoding transmembrane protein 174: MEQNNNNVEDFSLNVFSVTPCQPNRSDALVSDGDKAGTTLLFSGVFLGLVGITFTVMGWIKYDGITHLEWTQLLGPILLSVGVTFILIAVCKFNMLTCKPCKEREENTSELDQTASGQSFVFTGINQPITFHGATVVQYIPPPYPSQEGAAVSPSYLHPALSCCSAVPPSASPVLSPGSPHFCPAYALDNLAFTGDENYTTYPAENTRNQRPEDSSDEPEGLLEDYACNNLSPPRYEEIYPLSS, translated from the exons ATGgagcaaaacaacaacaatgtAGAAGATTTCTCCTTGAATGTCTTTTCTGTCACTCCTTGTCAGCCAAACAGATCTGATGCCCTTGTGTCAGATGGGGATAAAGCTGGCACAACCCTGCTCTTTTCAGGTGTGTTTTTGGGACTGGTGGGGATCACTTTCACTGTGATGGGATGGATAAAATATGATGGCATTACTCACCTGGAGTGGACTCAGTTACTAGGGCCTATTCTGCTGTCTGTTGGGGTGACTTTTATTCTGATAGCTGTTTGTAAATTTAACATGCTTACGTGCAAGCCCTgtaaagaaagagaggaaaatacgTCGGAACTTGACCAGACTGCAAGCGGACAGTCCTTTGTCTTCACCGGCATTAACCAGCCTATAACTTTCCATGGTGCCACAGTGGTGCAGTACATCCCTCCACCCTACCCGTCCCAGGAAGGCGCTGCTGTGAGTCCCAGCTACCTTCACCCGGcactcagctgctgcagtgctgttccCCCCAGCGCCTCGCCGGTTCTCAGCCCGGGTTCTCCTCACTTCTGCCCTGCCTACGCCCTGGATAACCTGGCTTTTACTGGAGATGAGAACTACACTACTTACCCTGCAGAGAACACCAGGAATCAGAG GCCAGAAGACAGTTCTGATGAGCCAGAAGGACTGCTGGAAGACTATGCCTGTAATAACTTGTCCCCTCCACGTTATGAGGAAATATACCCTCTGTCTTCATAA